The Nitrosopumilus cobalaminigenes genome contains a region encoding:
- a CDS encoding DUF1059 domain-containing protein — protein MTKSISCSDAGKDCGWSATAQTEEELMGKVTEHVKEEHKEIELNSESISSIKLLIKEI, from the coding sequence ATGACAAAAAGTATTAGCTGTTCTGATGCAGGAAAAGATTGCGGATGGTCAGCAACTGCACAAACAGAAGAAGAATTGATGGGCAAAGTTACAGAACACGTAAAAGAAGAGCATAAAGAAATTGAATTGAATTCTGAATCAATTTCTAGCATTAAATTATTAATCAAAGAAATCTAA
- a CDS encoding peptidylprolyl isomerase, protein MSNKIKCSHILVEKQNEALTILEKIKNGEKFGNLAKEFSTDTGSGKKEGNLGYFTKGMMVKPFEEAAFKLQVGEISEPVKSEFGYHIIKRLG, encoded by the coding sequence ATGTCTAACAAAATAAAATGCTCACACATACTTGTCGAAAAACAAAATGAAGCTCTAACTATTTTGGAGAAGATCAAAAATGGTGAAAAATTCGGGAATTTGGCTAAAGAGTTCTCAACAGATACAGGCAGTGGAAAAAAAGAAGGGAATTTAGGCTATTTTACTAAAGGAATGATGGTCAAACCATTTGAAGAGGCAGCATTCAAACTTCAAGTTGGAGAGATCTCAGAACCAGTCAAATCAGAATTTGGATATCATATTATCAAAAGATTAGGATAG
- the mce gene encoding methylmalonyl-CoA epimerase, translated as MKIDHIAIAVNNVEESAKIYQQALGVDDIEFETVESEGVKVAILHLENARVELMQPTNDESPIKKFLDKKGQGLHHMALDTDNIEGEVERMEGCGIQFLGKIRPGSAGTKVTFIHPKSLHGVLAELCSHPKE; from the coding sequence ATGAAAATTGATCATATTGCAATTGCAGTAAATAATGTAGAAGAATCTGCCAAAATTTATCAACAAGCCTTAGGTGTTGATGACATTGAATTTGAAACAGTTGAATCTGAAGGTGTCAAAGTTGCAATTTTACATTTAGAAAATGCACGTGTGGAATTAATGCAGCCTACAAACGATGAAAGCCCAATTAAGAAATTCCTTGATAAAAAAGGTCAGGGATTACATCACATGGCCTTAGATACTGACAACATTGAAGGTGAAGTTGAACGAATGGAAGGCTGCGGAATTCAATTTTTAGGCAAAATACGTCCTGGTTCTGCTGGAACTAAAGTTACTTTTATCCACCCAAAATCACTTCACGGTGTTTTAGCAGAACTATGTTCTCACCCTAAAGAGTGA
- a CDS encoding DEAD/DEAH box helicase, with translation MTEFVEKKYVKKNSIEKRDYQINLANQAIDENCIVVLPTGLGKTAVALHVISEFLSKGTGGILFLAPTRVLVHQHYEFLKNNLTLDDISLITGEDPILKRTKLWNNSIVCATPEIARNDLNRKIVSPEQFNLVVFDEVHRTVGDYAYSGIAEWFAESSARLLGMTATLPSEKEKATELLTKLRISSVAERTEDSPDVKPYTQETNTEWINVELPSELKDIQKLLKLALDERYDTLRKNGIKLAEQQSLSALLRIRQFVLNQNRRSAKPLFTAIRIHYALNMLEAHGVTPFLKFCERAKAKKGVGVKELFEIDPNFTRAIHLANEAQSKGIEHSKIPKLKEIIESVPGKALIFTSYRDSVDLIYSKLTELGIPAGILIGKAGDTGLKQKKQIETVQNFRDGVFRVLIATRVGEEGLDIAEVNQVIFYDNVPSSVRHIQRRGRTGRKDTGKLVVLIAKNTIDETYYWIGKRKMTAAKSMGDKMTQVLEKNQEIESKKSGLDAFI, from the coding sequence ATGACTGAATTTGTCGAGAAAAAGTATGTGAAAAAAAATTCTATTGAAAAACGTGATTACCAAATTAACCTTGCAAATCAGGCTATTGATGAGAATTGTATTGTGGTTTTGCCTACTGGGCTTGGGAAAACAGCTGTTGCTTTACATGTAATTTCAGAATTTTTGTCAAAAGGAACTGGCGGAATTTTATTTTTAGCTCCTACAAGAGTTCTAGTGCATCAACATTATGAATTTCTAAAAAACAATTTGACACTAGATGACATTTCTCTAATTACGGGTGAGGATCCCATACTAAAAAGAACAAAACTTTGGAATAATAGTATTGTTTGTGCAACTCCTGAAATTGCCAGAAATGATTTGAATAGAAAAATCGTTTCCCCAGAGCAATTCAATTTAGTTGTGTTTGATGAAGTTCATAGAACTGTGGGTGATTATGCATACTCTGGAATTGCTGAATGGTTTGCTGAGTCCTCTGCTCGATTACTTGGAATGACTGCAACTTTGCCTAGTGAAAAAGAAAAAGCCACAGAGCTTTTGACAAAGTTACGAATCTCAAGTGTTGCCGAGCGTACAGAAGACAGTCCTGATGTAAAACCTTACACTCAAGAAACCAATACAGAATGGATTAACGTTGAACTTCCATCTGAACTCAAAGACATTCAAAAATTATTAAAATTAGCATTAGATGAAAGATATGACACTCTAAGAAAAAATGGAATAAAATTAGCAGAACAACAATCTCTTTCAGCACTGTTAAGAATTAGACAGTTTGTTCTTAATCAGAATAGACGTTCTGCAAAACCTTTGTTCACTGCAATTAGAATACATTATGCTCTCAATATGCTGGAAGCTCATGGTGTTACACCATTTCTAAAATTCTGTGAACGTGCAAAAGCAAAGAAAGGCGTTGGAGTAAAAGAATTATTTGAAATTGATCCTAATTTTACACGTGCAATCCATTTGGCAAATGAAGCTCAATCTAAAGGAATTGAGCATTCAAAAATTCCTAAATTAAAAGAAATTATTGAATCCGTTCCTGGCAAAGCACTAATTTTCACAAGTTATCGAGATTCTGTTGATCTGATTTACTCAAAACTTACTGAATTGGGCATTCCTGCAGGAATTTTAATTGGTAAGGCAGGTGACACTGGTCTAAAGCAAAAGAAGCAGATTGAAACGGTACAAAATTTTAGAGATGGTGTATTTCGTGTATTGATTGCAACTCGTGTTGGCGAAGAAGGATTAGATATTGCCGAAGTAAATCAAGTGATATTTTATGATAATGTTCCAAGCTCTGTTAGGCATATTCAGAGACGCGGAAGAACTGGTAGAAAAGACACTGGTAAACTTGTTGTCTTGATTGCAAAAAATACTATTGATGAAACATACTATTGGATTGGCAAACGGAAAATGACTGCAGCAAAATCTATGGGTGATAAAATGACTCAAGTTTTAGAGAAAAATCAAGAAATTGAATCCAAAAAGTCTGGACTAGATGCTTTCATCTGA
- a CDS encoding CBS domain-containing protein, whose translation MMINSLKSSENKFLNQSKSSLNELLPRIDSIKQIRQKIGITQKKLAAMTGVSTSMINQIESGRSQPSYDTAKKIFESLAKLEGESSSHTAGDFCSKDIVKLKPTNTLHDAIKKMHQSSISQIPVFDNSDVVGVVSEDGIVKHLSDLGEAELKKSKLSDTMEPVPPIVDFDTPANVLVPLIRYSKCILVSKKSKIIGIITASDTLKMME comes from the coding sequence ATGATGATTAATTCTCTAAAATCATCAGAAAATAAATTTTTAAATCAATCAAAATCATCTCTAAATGAATTGCTTCCTAGAATTGACTCTATTAAACAAATTAGACAAAAAATAGGCATAACTCAGAAAAAACTTGCAGCAATGACAGGAGTCAGTACGTCAATGATCAATCAGATTGAATCAGGAAGAAGTCAACCAAGTTATGATACTGCTAAGAAAATTTTTGAAAGTTTAGCAAAATTAGAAGGAGAGTCATCATCTCATACAGCAGGAGACTTTTGCAGTAAAGATATTGTAAAACTAAAACCTACCAATACACTCCATGATGCAATAAAGAAAATGCATCAATCATCAATCAGCCAAATCCCAGTTTTTGATAATTCAGACGTAGTTGGAGTAGTATCAGAAGATGGGATTGTAAAACATTTATCAGATTTAGGGGAAGCAGAATTGAAAAAATCTAAATTATCAGATACAATGGAGCCAGTTCCACCAATAGTGGATTTTGACACACCAGCAAATGTTTTGGTACCACTGATAAGATACTCTAAATGTATACTAGTTTCAAAAAAATCCAAAATAATAGGCATCATTACAGCCTCTGACACTTTGAAAATGATGGAATAA
- the ppdK gene encoding pyruvate, phosphate dikinase, producing the protein MAKNKPVYAFEEADSKKRMLLGGKGAGLSEMTRLKLPVPPGFTITTEVCNKYYENNRKLPKYVMPAVMKNIAKMEKKTGKKWNSTKNPLLVSVRSGAAISMPGMMDTILNLGLNEKTVEGFAEQTKNPRFSWDSYRRFIQLFGKVVFGVNDEKFDHVLDAAKAKQGVSDDSKLNVESLKTIVSEYKKICEEHTKRKFPDTPDEQLVLSIEAVFKSWMGERAIVYREKNNITKDIANGTAVNVVTMVFGNMGDDSATGVVFTRNGHNGKKEIEGEYLINAQGEDVVAGVRTGKSIELLKKDMPKSHKELSNACTKLEKHFREPQDIEFTIEQGKFYLLQTRTAKMSAAALVKTSVDMVKEKLITKDKALTRIPAQQLEALLHRTMDESKIKNHKQLAKGIAASPGAASGIVEFDVKRAIELGDTGSKVILVRKETKPEDVPAFFSSEGILTSLGGKSSHAAIVSRGMGKPCIVGCPELKIDYDNNTCTANGVTIKRGDTITIDGSAGTVFIGEVPTVEPKVTKDFEQILDWAQKAKKIGIRANADTPEGAKLARIFGGQGIGLCRTERMFNGSDRINLFVEMIMAENIEERSKILQKLGQLQKSDFIEILKAMEGYEVTIRLLDPPLHEFLPNPEELVEKIQKLESSGNTSEINQAKVVLKRARELAEINPMMGHRGVRVGITYPEIYEMQIRAVFDALVELTKKKVKAHPQIMIPQISSIAELNHIKKIYDSIKKETESKHKMKLKINFGTMIEVVRAALTANELATTAEFFSFGTNDLTQGTFSFSREDVEGKFLPEYMEKELLERNPFQSIDVNGVGSLIKIGVAAGRALRPNMEVGICGEHGGDPSSIKFCHSVGLSYVSASPHRIPIAIVAAAQAAIEQPKKTKSKKK; encoded by the coding sequence ATGGCAAAAAACAAACCAGTTTATGCATTTGAAGAAGCAGACAGCAAAAAAAGAATGCTTCTAGGCGGAAAAGGTGCAGGATTAAGCGAGATGACTCGACTAAAGCTGCCAGTACCTCCAGGATTTACGATCACCACTGAAGTTTGTAACAAGTATTACGAGAACAACAGAAAACTTCCAAAATATGTCATGCCAGCAGTAATGAAAAATATTGCAAAGATGGAAAAAAAGACAGGTAAAAAATGGAATTCTACAAAGAATCCATTACTAGTTTCAGTTCGTTCCGGTGCTGCAATCTCAATGCCAGGAATGATGGATACGATTTTGAATTTAGGATTAAATGAAAAAACAGTAGAAGGATTTGCAGAACAAACTAAAAATCCACGATTTTCATGGGATTCATATCGTAGATTTATTCAATTATTTGGAAAAGTGGTATTTGGTGTAAATGATGAAAAATTTGATCATGTATTAGATGCAGCAAAAGCCAAACAAGGAGTTTCAGACGATAGTAAACTAAACGTAGAATCTCTAAAAACAATTGTATCAGAATATAAAAAAATCTGTGAAGAACATACAAAAAGAAAGTTTCCAGATACGCCTGATGAACAATTAGTATTATCCATAGAAGCTGTTTTCAAAAGTTGGATGGGAGAAAGAGCAATAGTTTATCGTGAAAAAAATAACATTACAAAAGACATTGCAAATGGGACTGCAGTTAACGTAGTTACAATGGTATTTGGAAATATGGGAGATGATAGTGCTACAGGGGTAGTATTTACAAGAAATGGCCATAATGGTAAAAAAGAGATTGAAGGCGAATATCTCATAAATGCTCAAGGCGAAGACGTTGTTGCAGGAGTGAGAACTGGAAAAAGTATAGAATTACTGAAAAAAGATATGCCAAAATCACACAAAGAATTGAGTAATGCATGCACAAAATTGGAAAAACATTTCAGAGAACCACAAGATATAGAATTTACAATTGAGCAAGGAAAATTCTATCTTTTACAAACAAGAACTGCAAAGATGAGTGCAGCAGCATTAGTTAAAACATCAGTAGACATGGTAAAAGAAAAATTAATCACTAAAGATAAAGCACTTACAAGAATTCCAGCACAGCAATTAGAAGCATTGTTACATAGAACAATGGATGAATCTAAAATTAAAAATCATAAGCAATTAGCAAAAGGAATTGCAGCATCTCCAGGTGCAGCAAGTGGAATAGTAGAATTTGATGTTAAAAGAGCAATAGAATTAGGAGATACAGGAAGCAAAGTCATACTAGTAAGAAAAGAAACAAAACCTGAAGATGTTCCAGCATTCTTTTCATCAGAAGGAATATTGACCAGTCTAGGAGGAAAATCATCCCATGCAGCAATTGTTTCAAGAGGAATGGGAAAACCATGTATCGTAGGATGTCCAGAATTAAAAATCGATTATGATAATAACACATGTACTGCAAATGGAGTAACAATCAAACGTGGAGATACAATCACCATTGATGGTAGTGCAGGTACGGTCTTCATTGGCGAAGTACCAACAGTAGAACCAAAAGTTACAAAAGACTTTGAACAGATTTTAGATTGGGCTCAAAAAGCAAAGAAGATAGGAATTAGAGCAAATGCAGATACACCAGAAGGTGCAAAACTTGCAAGAATCTTTGGAGGTCAAGGAATCGGATTATGTAGAACAGAAAGAATGTTCAACGGCAGTGATAGAATTAACTTGTTTGTAGAAATGATCATGGCTGAAAATATTGAAGAGCGAAGTAAGATTTTGCAAAAATTGGGTCAATTACAAAAAAGTGACTTTATTGAAATCCTAAAAGCCATGGAAGGCTATGAGGTAACAATTAGATTATTGGATCCTCCACTTCACGAATTCTTGCCTAATCCAGAAGAATTAGTTGAAAAAATTCAGAAACTAGAATCAAGTGGAAATACAAGTGAAATTAATCAAGCAAAAGTAGTTTTGAAAAGAGCAAGAGAATTAGCAGAAATCAATCCAATGATGGGACATAGAGGAGTTCGTGTAGGAATTACATATCCTGAAATCTATGAAATGCAAATTCGAGCAGTCTTTGATGCACTAGTTGAATTGACAAAGAAAAAAGTCAAAGCACACCCCCAAATCATGATTCCACAAATCAGCAGCATTGCAGAACTAAATCACATCAAGAAAATTTATGATTCTATTAAAAAAGAAACAGAATCAAAACACAAAATGAAATTAAAAATTAACTTTGGAACCATGATTGAAGTTGTAAGAGCAGCACTGACTGCAAATGAACTTGCAACAACAGCAGAATTCTTTAGTTTTGGTACAAATGACCTTACTCAAGGCACATTTAGTTTCAGTAGAGAAGACGTAGAAGGAAAATTCCTTCCAGAGTATATGGAAAAAGAACTACTAGAAAGAAATCCATTCCAATCAATTGATGTAAACGGTGTAGGAAGTTTAATCAAAATTGGGGTTGCTGCAGGACGTGCACTCAGACCAAACATGGAAGTTGGAATTTGTGGAGAACATGGAGGAGATCCTAGTTCTATTAAATTCTGTCATAGTGTAGGTCTAAGTTATGTTAGTGCATCACCACATAGAATTCCAATAGCCATTGTTGCAGCAGCACAAGCAGCAATTGAACAACCAAAAAAGACAAAATCAAAGAAAAAATAA
- a CDS encoding deoxycytidylate deaminase produces the protein MSSSFDRPNWDEYFMLQAELAKLRSNCMTRQVGAVIVRNNRQLATGYNGTPPGIKNCFEGGCKRCQLRMEGKIESGASLDRCLCNHAEANAIMHCAILGIEAGIKGAILYTTFVPCLECTKMAITIGIRKFVCLDAYPETDYDLLKEAGVEVISLDKNKIAKWARELVSKYEKSE, from the coding sequence GTGAGCAGTTCTTTTGACAGACCAAATTGGGACGAATATTTTATGCTTCAGGCAGAACTTGCTAAACTTCGTTCAAATTGTATGACAAGACAAGTTGGAGCAGTAATTGTTAGAAACAACAGACAACTAGCAACAGGATATAATGGAACTCCACCAGGAATCAAAAATTGTTTTGAAGGAGGTTGTAAAAGATGTCAACTTAGAATGGAAGGAAAAATTGAATCAGGTGCATCATTAGACCGCTGCTTATGTAATCATGCAGAAGCTAATGCAATAATGCATTGTGCAATTTTAGGAATAGAAGCTGGCATAAAAGGAGCAATTCTTTACACCACATTTGTTCCATGCCTAGAATGCACAAAAATGGCAATCACCATAGGGATTAGAAAATTTGTTTGTCTAGACGCATATCCTGAAACAGATTATGATTTACTAAAGGAAGCAGGAGTAGAGGTGATTAGTTTAGATAAAAATAAAATTGCAAAATGGGCAAGAGAACTAGTAAGCAAGTACGAAAAATCAGAGTGA
- a CDS encoding response regulator, with translation MKILHVEDVPEISQIFADILSTKNYDFDSVSDGRAGLELAVYKEYDLILLDMCMPKYSGVDFLLDLKHRRPTMLSKVVIVSALEMSTMQEQELLNLGIRAVMRKPISVQGLLSQIEQEIAF, from the coding sequence ATGAAAATCCTTCATGTTGAAGATGTTCCTGAAATAAGTCAGATTTTTGCAGATATTTTATCTACTAAAAATTATGATTTTGATAGCGTCTCTGATGGTAGAGCCGGTTTGGAATTGGCAGTGTACAAAGAATATGATTTGATTTTACTTGATATGTGCATGCCAAAGTATAGTGGCGTAGATTTTTTATTGGACCTAAAACATAGACGCCCTACAATGTTATCCAAAGTGGTAATTGTCAGTGCACTTGAGATGAGTACAATGCAAGAACAGGAATTATTGAATTTGGGCATACGTGCTGTTATGAGAAAACCTATTTCAGTTCAGGGTCTGCTGTCTCAGATTGAGCAAGAAATTGCCTTCTAA
- a CDS encoding pyridoxamine 5'-phosphate oxidase family protein translates to MIEFNDKEKQFLNSIEEARLATSHDDIPHVKPVSFVFIDNSIVVATDYKTRTFLNLKSNPNVGIVIDVYKSGNHKAICIQGDCEIIENGEEFKKIYDIFYSKFSWVRKDPWKENEAPFLKIITKNKTSWGIS, encoded by the coding sequence TTGATTGAATTTAACGATAAAGAAAAACAATTTCTAAATTCAATAGAAGAAGCACGGTTGGCTACATCACATGATGATATTCCACATGTTAAACCAGTATCATTTGTGTTCATAGATAATTCAATAGTTGTGGCAACAGATTACAAAACACGTACATTTTTGAATTTAAAATCAAATCCCAATGTAGGAATTGTAATAGATGTTTACAAGTCAGGAAATCATAAAGCAATATGCATTCAGGGAGATTGTGAAATTATTGAAAACGGAGAAGAATTCAAAAAAATATACGATATTTTTTATTCAAAATTTTCATGGGTTAGAAAAGATCCTTGGAAAGAGAATGAGGCACCATTTTTGAAAATTATTACAAAAAATAAAACCAGTTGGGGAATCAGTTAG
- a CDS encoding DNA-directed DNA polymerase I, whose product MQVSLPETKRIDSMPASMLVSATYDNISKSAVLKFYEPESKKLFLWKDEIGHKPYCYSRLSPDELDFLQEREDVLEIKTVKRYDLMKDSEIDMSKITVADPLAIGGTAGDKSIRNVIETWESDIKYYENYLYDRKLIVGKYYEITDGKIKQHDLDISDEVKLALKSLLWDKVDSESMVDAEEFKKYISEWADLLNQPIPKIKRLSVDIEVEAEIGRIPDPKLAEKKVTAIGLKGSDGFDQIFVLKTEGTEQGTNELEQNIKVTFYDLDKEKEMIQDAFQIIKSFPFVLTYNGDEFDLPYLYNRAERLGVKNSENPLYMMRDSATLKEGVHLDLYKVLSNRSFQIYAFSQKYTDFSLNSVSKALLGKEKIDYGLEFDELSLYQTANYCYNDALLTYELTSFNKDLMMDLLVIIARIARMPIDDIARMGVSQWIRSLLYYEHRRRNCLIPKREELQRRSEGVMSDAVIKDKKYRGGLVVEPKEGIHFDVVVMDFASLYPSIIKVRNLSYETVRCAHEECKTNTIPGTNHWACTKKNGLTSMIIGSLRDLRVNYYKSLSKKETLTEDQRQQYTVVSQALKVILNASYGVMGAEIFPLYFLPVAEATTAIGRHTILETIKKCEEAGIEVLYGDTDSLFIKNPTKEQIQIVIDQAKRDHGVDLEIDKSYRYCVLSNRKKNYLGVTKSGKVDVKGLTGKKSHTPAFIKNLFYELIEVLSKVQTMEDFVKAKQEITEKIATCGKKVEAKEIPLEDLTFNVMLSKAPSEYVKTIPQHIRAAKQLESIREIKKGDKISFIKILNKPGVKPVELAKKEEIDSKKYMEFLESTLEQITASMDLDFDTMLGKPKQTGLDEFFWS is encoded by the coding sequence ATGCAAGTAAGTTTGCCAGAAACTAAGAGAATTGATTCAATGCCAGCATCAATGTTAGTTTCTGCTACATATGACAACATTTCAAAATCAGCAGTTTTAAAATTCTACGAACCAGAATCTAAAAAACTGTTTTTATGGAAAGATGAAATTGGTCACAAACCATATTGTTATTCAAGATTATCACCAGACGAATTAGATTTTCTCCAAGAACGAGAGGATGTTTTAGAAATTAAAACGGTGAAACGATATGATTTGATGAAAGATAGTGAAATCGATATGTCAAAAATTACTGTCGCAGATCCTCTTGCAATTGGAGGAACTGCAGGGGACAAAAGTATTAGAAATGTAATTGAAACATGGGAATCAGATATAAAATATTATGAAAATTATTTGTACGATAGAAAATTAATCGTTGGAAAATATTATGAAATTACCGATGGAAAAATTAAACAACATGATCTAGATATTTCAGATGAAGTTAAACTAGCTCTGAAAAGTTTGCTTTGGGATAAAGTGGATAGTGAGAGCATGGTTGATGCAGAAGAATTTAAAAAATATATTTCTGAATGGGCTGATTTGTTAAACCAACCAATTCCAAAAATAAAGCGACTGAGTGTAGATATAGAAGTAGAGGCAGAAATTGGCAGAATTCCAGATCCAAAACTAGCTGAAAAGAAAGTTACAGCCATAGGATTGAAAGGTTCTGATGGATTTGACCAGATTTTTGTGCTAAAAACAGAAGGAACTGAGCAAGGAACCAACGAATTAGAACAAAATATCAAAGTCACATTTTATGATTTAGATAAAGAAAAAGAAATGATTCAAGATGCATTTCAAATTATCAAATCATTTCCATTTGTTCTCACATACAACGGAGATGAATTTGATTTACCGTATCTATACAACAGAGCAGAAAGACTAGGAGTAAAAAATTCTGAAAACCCATTATACATGATGAGAGATTCAGCAACTCTCAAAGAAGGAGTTCATCTTGATTTGTACAAGGTTCTTTCAAATCGTTCGTTCCAAATCTATGCATTCAGTCAAAAATATACAGATTTTTCTCTAAATAGTGTATCGAAGGCACTTCTAGGAAAAGAAAAGATAGACTATGGTTTAGAGTTTGACGAGTTATCATTGTATCAAACTGCAAATTATTGTTACAATGATGCCCTGTTAACATACGAATTAACTAGTTTTAACAAAGATTTGATGATGGACCTACTTGTAATCATTGCAAGGATTGCCAGAATGCCTATTGACGATATTGCCAGGATGGGGGTATCCCAGTGGATTAGAAGTTTATTGTATTATGAGCATAGACGAAGAAACTGCTTAATTCCAAAACGAGAAGAATTGCAAAGAAGATCAGAAGGAGTAATGTCTGACGCAGTCATTAAAGATAAAAAATATCGAGGCGGTCTTGTTGTTGAACCAAAAGAAGGAATTCATTTTGATGTAGTCGTGATGGATTTTGCAAGTCTGTATCCAAGTATTATCAAAGTTAGAAACTTGTCATATGAAACAGTAAGATGCGCTCATGAAGAGTGTAAAACAAATACAATTCCTGGGACTAACCACTGGGCATGTACAAAGAAAAATGGACTAACATCAATGATTATCGGTTCATTGAGAGATTTGCGAGTAAATTACTACAAGAGTTTATCAAAAAAAGAGACATTAACTGAAGATCAAAGACAACAATACACAGTAGTCAGTCAAGCACTCAAAGTAATTCTAAACGCCAGTTATGGGGTAATGGGTGCTGAAATATTTCCACTCTATTTCTTACCAGTTGCAGAAGCAACCACAGCCATTGGACGACATACCATTTTAGAGACAATCAAAAAATGTGAAGAAGCAGGAATAGAAGTTCTCTACGGAGATACGGATTCACTATTTATCAAAAATCCAACAAAGGAACAAATTCAAATTGTAATAGACCAAGCAAAGCGAGATCACGGAGTAGATTTAGAGATTGATAAATCATATAGATATTGTGTGTTAAGCAACAGAAAGAAAAACTATCTAGGAGTTACAAAATCAGGTAAAGTAGATGTTAAAGGACTAACAGGGAAAAAATCCCACACACCTGCATTTATCAAAAACTTATTCTATGAATTAATCGAAGTATTATCCAAAGTTCAAACTATGGAAGATTTTGTAAAGGCAAAACAAGAAATTACTGAAAAAATTGCAACGTGTGGAAAAAAAGTAGAAGCTAAAGAAATTCCACTAGAAGATCTAACATTCAATGTTATGTTAAGCAAGGCACCATCAGAATATGTCAAAACAATCCCACAACACATCAGGGCTGCCAAACAATTAGAATCAATTAGAGAAATAAAAAAAGGAGATAAAATTTCATTTATCAAAATTCTAAACAAACCAGGCGTAAAACCAGTCGAATTAGCAAAGAAAGAAGAAATAGATTCTAAAAAGTACATGGAATTTTTAGAATCAACACTAGAGCAAATTACAGCTTCAATGGATTTAGATTTTGATACAATGTTAGGAAAACCAAAACAAACAGGATTAGATGAATTCTTTTGGAGTTAA
- the tpiA gene encoding triose-phosphate isomerase has product MFVVNCKNYEEIAGDKIIKFVKTAEKISKKYKVKIAICPPQHLIGLVSNSSIPIFAQHIDDSKIGSTTGFVIPELLKKSKVNGSLINHSEHRISSKEIEKLIIKLKELKMTSILCVKDIAEVKKYVKLNPDFIAIEPPELIGSGKAVSKEKPELIEKAASIVNGSKNKTKLLCGAGIVSGEDVAKAAELGSEGILVASGIIKAKNWDKVISEFAKALV; this is encoded by the coding sequence ATGTTTGTAGTAAATTGCAAAAATTATGAAGAAATTGCAGGAGATAAAATAATCAAATTTGTAAAAACAGCAGAAAAAATTTCTAAAAAATATAAAGTCAAAATAGCAATTTGCCCACCACAGCACTTAATCGGTCTGGTATCAAATAGTTCGATTCCAATTTTTGCCCAACACATTGATGACTCTAAAATAGGAAGTACCACAGGTTTTGTAATTCCAGAATTATTAAAAAAATCAAAAGTAAATGGATCATTGATTAATCATAGTGAACATAGAATTTCAAGTAAAGAAATTGAAAAATTAATTATAAAATTAAAAGAACTAAAAATGACATCCATTCTTTGCGTAAAAGATATTGCAGAAGTAAAAAAATATGTCAAACTAAATCCAGATTTTATTGCAATAGAACCACCGGAGTTAATTGGATCAGGTAAGGCAGTTTCAAAAGAAAAGCCAGAATTGATTGAAAAAGCTGCAAGCATAGTGAATGGTTCAAAAAATAAAACAAAATTACTTTGTGGTGCAGGAATTGTATCGGGAGAGGATGTGGCCAAAGCTGCAGAGCTAGGATCAGAGGGGATCTTAGTGGCAAGCGGAATAATTAAAGCAAAAAACTGGGATAAAGTAATTTCTGAATTTGCTAAGGCATTAGTTTAA
- a CDS encoding SemiSWEET family sugar transporter, translated as MEVDGTLLTMLGIAAGILILMGWVEQIYKGYKTKRLRDVSKFLMIFIAAGSILWLIYGIIVEDVFIIGTNMSGLILMIIVLGMKKRYDIQAKAPES; from the coding sequence ATGGAAGTTGACGGAACACTTCTAACGATGTTAGGAATAGCTGCGGGAATTTTGATTTTAATGGGATGGGTAGAGCAAATCTACAAAGGATACAAGACAAAAAGACTCAGAGATGTTTCAAAATTTTTAATGATATTCATTGCTGCAGGTTCAATTTTGTGGCTGATTTATGGCATAATTGTAGAAGATGTATTTATCATAGGTACAAACATGTCAGGATTAATCTTAATGATCATCGTATTAGGAATGAAGAAGCGATACGACATTCAAGCCAAAGCACCAGAATCATAA